The Ictalurus punctatus breed USDA103 chromosome 9, Coco_2.0, whole genome shotgun sequence genome contains a region encoding:
- the vcpkmt gene encoding protein-lysine methyltransferase METTL21D → MAVSPEQQISTSHFVREIEKNNGSVLKIYQYSTGDVGCVVWDAAIVLSKYLETEQFCHFRSGVSTWSSKHMLELGAGTGVVGLMAASLGANVIVTDLEDLQPLLELNIRENQGLFGTGSVTAKVLKWGENVTEFLPHPDYILMADCIYYEQSVVPLVETLKLLAGPETCVICCYEQRTMGVNPEVEKRFFELLLQDFEAEKVPAERQDPEFNSPDIHILHLRRRHG, encoded by the exons ATGGCGGTCTCGCCAGAGCAGCAAATTTCGACCAGTCATTTTGTTAGAGAGATTGAGAAAAATAATGGCTCTGTTCTGAAGATATATCAGTACAGCACAGGCGACGTTGGCTGCGTGGTTTGGGATGCGGCTATTGTGCTTTCAAAATACCTCGAAACAGAACAGTTTTGTCATTTCCGCTCCGGTGTCAGTACATGGTCCTCTAAACACATGCTCGAGCTTGGCGCGGGGACAGGAGTGGTAGGTCTCATGGCCGCCTCTCTGGG agccaatGTCATAGTGACAGATCTGGAGGATCTCCAACCTCTCCTTGAACTAAACATCCGGGAAAACCAAGGGCTCTTCGGTACAGGCTCAGTCACAGCCAAGGTACTGAAATG GGGTGAAAATGTGACAGAGTTTTTGCCACATCCAGATTACATTCTAATGGCTGACTGCATCTATTATGAACAG TCTGTGGTGCCTCTGGTGGAGACGTTGAAGCTCCTGGCTGGACCTGAGACTTGCGTCATCTGCTGCTATGAGCAGCGCACTATGGGAGTGAATCCTGAAGTGGAGAAGAGATTTTTTGAG TTGCTGTTGCAAGACTTTGAGGCTGAGAAGGTGCCGGCTGAAAGACAAGACCCTGAGTTTAATAGTCCCGACATCCACATTCTCCATCTACGGCGCAGACATGGCTGA